GCCTATCTTGAACTAGCCCTGCGCAAACGCGCCACGGTCGGCACGCTGGATGGCCGGCTGAAAACGGCCTGCGTCAAAGCCGGACTGACAACTCTAACTACGCCTTGACCGGTTTTTTAGCCTTGGCCAAAATCTTGCTTTTCAGCCGCGCGGCTTTGTTGCGGTGAAATACACCTTTAGACGCAGCGCTGTCGACACGCGCTAAAAATTTTTTCAGCAGAGCGTCTTTATTTTCGCCGCCTTTGAGCAGAACGTCTTCCGTCTGCTTACGCAGAGTTTTTACTTCCGAACGCGCCGCTTTGTTCCTCAAATTATTGCGTTCCGTGATCTTGATCCTTTTTTTGGCGGATTTTATGTTGGCCATCGCTGACTTTTTCTCCTTTTTCTTGTCATTTGCTGACGCGGCCGGTATAATAACATACCTATGTCAGTTTTGGAATGGTTTAGCAAGCAAAAAGAAAATGCTTCTGAAAAAACTGCCGAACGTTTGGATATTCCAGGCGATCTGTGGGTGAAATGTCCGTCCTGCGCCACGATTTTGTACAAAAAAGATCTGGAGGACAATCAAAAAGTCTGCTCGAGCTGCGGGCACCACTTCCGCCTGACTTTTGCGGAAAGGCTGGCCTTGACCGCCGACGCGGGGTCTTTTCAGGAATTTGCCGCGGAGCTGACGGCGGTGGATTTTTTGGCTTTTGAGGACACCAAAACTTATCAAGCCCGCCTGCGGGAAAATCAGGCCAAAACAGGCCGTAGCGATGCGCTGGTCTGCGGCACGGCGGCCATTCAGAAATATCCGGTGATTTTAGGGATTATGGATTTTGCTTTTTTGGGCGGCAGCATGGGCTCGGTGTTGGGTGAGAAATTTGTCCGCGCGGTGGAAAAAGCGCTGGAGAAAAAAATACCGCTGGTTGTTTTTACGGCGTCGGGCGGCGCGCGCATGCAGGAAGGCCTGGTTTCGTTGCTGCAAATGGCTAAAACTTCCGCGGCGGTGGCCAAACTGAATGCGGCGCGCGTGCCGTACATCGTGGTGTTTACCGATCCGACTACCGGTGGCACGACGGCCAGCTTTGCTATGCTGGGCGATATTCATGTGGCGGAAAAAGGCGCGCTGATCGGTTTTGCCGGGCCGCGCGTGATCGAGCAGACTATCCGCCAAAAACTGCCGCGCGATTTTCAAAGAGCCGAATATTTAGAAGAACACGGTTTTCTGGACGCGGTGGTCTCGCGGTTGGAATTAAAAGATTATTTGGCCCGGATACTGAAACATTTTGTCCGGCAGGAAGTGTGACATGGCAGAAAATATTGGGGAGAAGAAAAAAATACTTTT
The nucleotide sequence above comes from Candidatus Margulisiibacteriota bacterium. Encoded proteins:
- the accD gene encoding acetyl-CoA carboxylase, carboxyltransferase subunit beta, with protein sequence MSVLEWFSKQKENASEKTAERLDIPGDLWVKCPSCATILYKKDLEDNQKVCSSCGHHFRLTFAERLALTADAGSFQEFAAELTAVDFLAFEDTKTYQARLRENQAKTGRSDALVCGTAAIQKYPVILGIMDFAFLGGSMGSVLGEKFVRAVEKALEKKIPLVVFTASGGARMQEGLVSLLQMAKTSAAVAKLNAARVPYIVVFTDPTTGGTTASFAMLGDIHVAEKGALIGFAGPRVIEQTIRQKLPRDFQRAEYLEEHGFLDAVVSRLELKDYLARILKHFVRQEV
- the rpsT gene encoding 30S ribosomal protein S20, which gives rise to MANIKSAKKRIKITERNNLRNKAARSEVKTLRKQTEDVLLKGGENKDALLKKFLARVDSAASKGVFHRNKAARLKSKILAKAKKPVKA